The window TTCGTTCGATAGAGCTAGGTCTAAATTCAATTTTCTAGCTGCCCTATCTGTCATTAACGAGATTCCTGCGCTCACTACCCCAACCTTTATGCCTTCCTTCTTCAGTCTTGCAACAGTCTCCAATGCTCCGTCTACAAATTCAACTCTATCGATTATATCGAGTATCTTATTTAATTCTATACCTCTCCAGAGCGCACAATCAAGCTCTGCCCATTCTCTGTAATCTATTTCACCATTCAAGTATCTCTTTGCATTAAGTTTGCCCTGACTCCAAGTTCCAAGTTCAGTATGGAGATATTTCCAGATGTTCGGACACTTGGTTAGGGTACCATCGAGGTCGAATATAGTGAGTCTCACAACCATGCTTCAGCACCATTGTTTCTTACATGTTCGGCTTGACATATGTTAAACATGCTTCCTCAAAACCTCAGCCACAATGTAATTGACTTGGGGAAGTGCCCATATTGAGAAGGTCTTTAAGTAGTTTATTCCCGCTGCTCTCTTGAGGCAGGACTGATCTCCACCACCATCCAAGTATCCTTCTATAAAAGACTCGACGAAACGTGTTACCGAGGGAGTAGGTTTGACTGCGTAATGTGCAGAATAGTAGAGAAACTCGGCTATATCCCACGCAAAGTCTTCACTCCTCCTCGCCTGCTCTAAATCGATGATGACGATTCTGCCTTCACGATCCCTTATGAAATTCTCTGGTTTACTGTCACCTATTTGAATCATTAATGAATGTATCTTCCCTATAGTTCTCCCAATATTTCTAACGTCTTCATAATCGCTTTCCAAACAATTCCTATCTCTAACTACCTTTTTTACAATCTCTACAGACGGTTGGCCATCAACATATTTTGAGACCAACATCTTCTCGGGGAGGCTTACAAAAATTATCTCAGGAACATCTATATTGTTTCTTCTCAAGAGGTGATTTATGCCAAACTCGTTTGAGAGTCTTGCTCTGCCAGATACGGAGAAGGTCTTAGTCCCTAAAGTTACAAGGTTCAGAGTAAACCATTTGAAGCCATGCCAGTCAGTATACTTCTTGACTACTAGCTTTTCACCATCAGCGATAGCTAGGTATACCTCATTCAAGACTCCCCCTAATGGTGTGACTACTACTCTAGAGTTTGGCCTAACCTTCCCGACCACATCCAGGATTGATCCACGTTCATCTATTTGGACGAGACCATTTGTTGTCTTTAAGTATAGATAGTTTCTAGGGTTCTCTGCACGAACATTTGAGCTTAATATGAGCAGCTCTCTCTTCAGTTTCGACGCGGCCTCTCTTGACATATCATCGAGGGAAGATAGACTAGCCCTACCCTGAGTTATATATGATGATATGGCCTTCTTACTCTCAGCGACAACATCAATTATCCTGTCAACCGTCTTCTTGGCTAGGACCCTATCTATAAATTTGTCACTTGCCACCACATCACCATCGTATTTTGAAAGTATTCCCTGATCGATTAACCTATCGATAGCAGCTCTGTACCCTGGAAGGATCATAGCCATATTTCGATCTCTCAATGAAGGTTTGAAAGTGTTCAAGTAACTATATCTTAGGGGGGGATAGGTCCTTGATCTACGCAGTATTCTTGAAAGTGCAAAGTATTCTATTACGAGACCTCTAGACGCCTCTCCAAGCTGAGATATCAAATGTTCAAGTTCCTCTCTGACAACCCTCTCTTTAAATTCAACCTCCTTCCCCTTCAAGTATTTGACACCGCCCAAAGCTACATTTGGAAACAATAAACGCCCAGCCAGAAACTCGCCAAAAACTCCTTCACTGACATCTAGTGAGAATAGTTCATCATCAATTTGCAGTATACCAACACCTATATTGCCGATCCAGTTCAGACAGTACCTAACCCCGTAAGGATAACCTTTCACTACCACCATACAGTCGTATAGGCTATCTCTCCTAGCGTAGCCTGCAACCCTAGATCCATAGAGCATAGACGCTGTAAAACGGTGGTCGCCTGCCACTTTATACACCAGATCGGAGATTTTAGCAATCAGAGTCTCATCCATTCCAGAACTTAACCCTCAAATTCTTCCAGATATAATAACATGATCAAATATAGGGTAGGAGGACGATGCTTTTATACCTGACTTGCATTGAAACTATCCCTGCATTACATGCGCACCAGAGAATTTAAAGTAGTTCACGAACATTGGGTGCTCTCCAAAGGAGAATGGTGCCCATCTTGAAGGTTGGACCTCTGAGTTTCCTATGCATCCTGCTAGTGGTAACTTCAACTCTCTTCCTATATTCAATAGATCCGGTAAGCCCTCAGGGATTTACACATTCTGTGTTCGTTGAAGTCTTCTCAAGCACATGGTCTGAACCATGTAAGAGGGAGCAGAGTCTAATGAGGAATATTCGCCAGAATCGGGGTCACATAGTCCACTTCGTTGTATATCATCTCCAAGACATATGGAGTACGGTCGATTCAGTTAAGAGAGCAACAGAGTTGGAATTCAACTTCGTACCATCACATGCATGTGACGGGGGATATATTAGAGTAAGTGGGGCTATAATTGAATGGAATGAAATCGAGTCTGTAGGCTCTAGGACAGTGCATCTGGTTGAGCTGACTGTAACAAAATCTATCAATGGATCAACATTGAGCGCTCAAGTAAAGGTGACGGAACGTAATGGATACTTTTTCAATGGAGAGGTCGCTGCCTATGTTGTTGAGAATGATATAGAGCTTGAAGGCATCCAATGGGACTACGTTTATAGAGGTACAGTCTTAAAGCAAGGCATCTTCCTGAGGCCAAACTCATACATTGTGATAAACGGTAACTGGACGATACCGCCTGACGTAAGCTCAGAGAATGTTGAAGTTGTCGCCATAGTGACAGATAGAAACACCTCTGGTAAGTATGGTTCATATGTGGTTCAGTCAGCATGCGATAAGGATAGTAGTGCTGCTATCCCAGAGTTCAGAACAATTCTTCCAACCCAGATTATAGCAATTTTGACATTACTATGCATCATTAAGAGATCGCGCTCCAGAGTTACATATAGAGTGCGTTAAGGTTTATTGTGAGTTGGTAGCCTCCCCATGAAGTTTAGATTTAACAGCCAAACTCCTTTGGTATGTTCTATTATGATAAGTGCGTTAACTGTACTATCAAGGTTTTCTCCTGGCATACCGGAGGGTGTGGATTCTACAAGTCATTTGAATAAAATCCTGTTCATCATTGACTCCTACAAGTTATTACATTATATCCCATCATGGTGTCCTGACTGGTATGGTGGTTCACCTTTTCTTCTGCTCTATTCTCCATTAAGTTACATCCTAACATTTTCAGTTGCATTGACTGGCATTGATGGAGTTTTAGCATACAAGATTGTAGATGCAGCCTTCTATGTCGTAACACCTATCACGATATATATTTTAAGTCGTGGACTTGACCTTAAACCAGTAGAAGCAGCTTGGGCTTCTCTGATTTTCACCCTCACCCCTACAGTAATAGGAAATTTTCTATTCTATGATAGGTTTCCGAATATTGTGGCATTACCTATAGCCTGTCTCTTTGTAACTTCCCTCTCAAAGATGTTGAGAGGAAGAAGTGCAGCTACAAATTTTATAGCATCGATTCTTCTCCTTTCCATCCTGATACTGACTCATCACCTTTCAGCTTTCATAGTTCTTATACTTGTCCCTCTAGCATACTTTTCGTTGACTAATTCGAAAGATAGACTCAAAGCAGCAATAATGCTCGTTGCAGTTATAGGTGGTGCGCTAACCCTTTCAAGTCCCTGGCTTCTACGATTTCTCGAGGCCTCTGGGCACATAATGAGAAACCCATTCTATAATAGAACAGTAGATTTTCCCTTCGTTAGACTCACATATGCCATAGTAGACTACCTCACTATAGAACAGGGAATATTCCATTTCTGCCTAGCTATTTTATCAATATACCAATTATTCTCGAAGAATAGGGGGTCTCGAATTTTTTACCCAATCGGAATAATGATGTTGCTTACAGGCATGGGTGTCTTCGAGTTCGCCGGCGATTCATGGCTTCGAATCTTAGGGCAAGGACTCATCGTCGCATCATTCCTCTCAATGATATGGTCAGTCCTAAGTATTAAGGGGATAGTTGAAAACGAGTTTTACCCTACGATGTTTCTCTCATCATGGTTTCTCGTCTTTCTATGGTTGAGTCTAGGGAACTATGCAATGCCTATGGTGAATCTGCCCGTCATAAATACTGTATGGAGGAGTCTGGATGTTCATAGATTTTGGCTTTACCTTGCCATTCCGGCATCTTTATTGGCAGGTAAGGTTGCGGCTAATGCCACACGTAATATCCGAAGAATATATTCCATCGGGTTTATTGTCATCCTTACAGTTATGATTATCAGCGCATCAATGAAAGGAATCTATGCCATAACTCAAGATGTAAATCCTCATTTACCCTACACAACTGAGAATTCAGAGATCCCTCAGCAAGTCATAGATTATTTTAAATTGGAAAACGATTATGGCAGGATCCTCCCTATACGATGTCCGATGTGGATATACTTGTTACCTAGATATGTTGGAAAGCCAATAATAGATGGTTGGTACCCCCAGGAGAAACTTATTTCAGACCTTTTAAAGATAAACGATTATAGAATAAACGATCTGGAAACCTCGGAGAATAGGACGAGAATCTGGAAGTGGCTTATAGAGAGAAACCAGAATCTAGCTATTCGATGGATTATAGTCGGAAATGCGAATTCGACACTGATAAATACATTGGCCAACTCAACGTTCAAGGTTGACAACTACGTAATTTACGGAAAGAATAACCTTACAATCCTGAAGAATTCTATCCCAAATCCCCTCATCGAGTTACATAATAAGACCATCGATTTCGATATTAACTATTGTAGACCTGCACCGGACACCATTTTCATCGAAATTAAGACTTCTTTGCAGAACGTAAATCTAACCGTAAGAGAGGCATATGATGCTGGATGGAGAGTTGAGGTGAACAATGTAGCTGGAGTTGTTCAGCAGTCGCCTGAGGGAATGATCTCTATACATGTAGTTTCTACACCTTCGCAAATCATACTGAATCACTATTCCTCAACCAATACTCTATCTGTATGTTACATCTCTGGCGCCTCTACCATCATATTATCAATCGTTACGTTCTGGCCTATAGTCTACAAAAGAAAATTTGGTGAGCCTAATAATTGATGCAAACTAAATATCACCCGGTTGACCAGGGAAATATGATGAGAAGTGAGTTAATACTCCGTCTATCCTACATTTTCGCGTCATCCTTCCTCTTCTATGAAGGATTTCAAAACTGGCTTAGGGGAAAGTTGGAAACACATCACGAGGTAATCTTCCTGTGCATTTTGACATATGTACTTGCACTGATTCTCCTAGTGTTATCGATGACAACCCTACGGATTATCAAGAGGTTCAGTCACCTGCCCTTAATCGCCCTACTATTTGTCACCGCCTCAAGCATCTATGTAATCGCGGAGATACAGTATAAGGGCATATATAGGACGGACTCTATGGCTTTCACACATTACGCTGCGCAATTATGGCTGTTCCCCTCATGGAACCCTTACCCGCACGACCTTCAGAAGGCGCTTGAAATGTTTTCTGTAGATATTGATTACGTAACCTTGAAACCAGACGGTGACCTCGTCACAAACCTCAACTATCCTGCACTCCACTTCCTCATATTTACCCCATTCACCTATTTTGGAGTTTCAGACATGAGATGGGTGATATCCATATTCGAATTAGCAACTTTCATGATAATCTACTGGAAATCGCCGGCTGAGTTCAGGCCCCTTGTTATAGTCCCTCTCTTCGCCGGTTCAGATTTGGCCATAAATTTTACGGCAGGTTGCCTCGGAGACTACTTATGGGTCTTACCCCTCCTACTGACTGTCTTCTACTTGGAAAATCCTGTATTATCTGGGTTAACGTATGGTTTAGCCTGTTCAGTTAAGCAGGAGCCTTGGATTCTCGCACCTTACCTTATTATCTACATGTTAAGATCCAATGAAGGAGGTTTAAGGAGAATTAAGAAACTTTCCATATTTACCATGGTAACAGTCGGAGCCTTCATTCTTCCAAATTTGTTCTTCATATTAAAGGATCCTGGGTCTTGGTTCACCGGTGTAACGACTCCATTTGCTGGAGAGCTGATAGTTGTGAGCCAGGGGATATCTATGGTGACGCAGAAAGGACTCTTACCATTGTCGAAGACATTCTACACTACTTTGACGGCAATAGCAGCTACGCTACTATTCATATATTATGTGTTATACTTTTCAAACCTCAAAAATACCTTATGGGCGTTTCCAGCATTGATAATGTGGACATCTCCGAGGGGTCTCCAGAACTATTTCATATATTTGATTCCAATATGCCTCGCCGCAATAATTAAAAATTATTGCAAGCCCACGGAGGATCTTAGAAAGTGATGTTAAAGAGGATGCTTGTTAATGTCCTTCCCCTTATCCTGGCATTACTGGTAGCCACCGCCTCTTTCTACCAAAGTTTAGGAGAAGATATTGCATATCCCATGATCCTTAATCCAAAATTCAAGTATTTGACAAGGGATCAAGTGACTGGCGGCTACAAACCTTTCCTTTGGGAAGTGACTTACACCAAGGGGCCTAAGGACTATGCGTATACACGCCATGACACAGTTGAGGGTTTAGAATGTCTGGGGCTTCATGTGTACCAAGATGGTGCAAACGATTCCTATAACTGGGCTAGCATCCATGTGAAGCAGGTACTCAGGGGGGAATCTATATCACGGCTATTCGAATCTATAATAGACGTTTGGGTTTATTCAAACTTTAGTTTCGCAAGGGACCCCATGTCAAATGAACCCTGGAATGTGTTCGGATTAGAGATAAATGATGGAAGAAACATGGTCTGGGTCATCTTCTCTGAAGGGCCTGATGAAGTGTATCAACTTCGCAACCATCGAATCATCATAATGTCAACACCCCTAAAACACTGGTCGAAACGCCAAATTGACCTTGATAAGATATACTCAGACGCTGGTTGGGAGAGGCCTGAGGACCTGTCCCTCATCCTTATATGTGGTGCTACAAAAATGGTATCTGGAAAATATAGCGGATATATAAAGGAGATACATATAGAAAAGAAGTGAAGAAGGTTATAGTGGTTTTCGGGCTCCTGAGAGAGCCTCGTTTATTAAACCCTCGAACAACTTTAATGGTGAGAGTCTCATGTTGAGGAGATTGCAAGTTTCAAAGAATCTTCGTAAGATGTTTAAAGAGGATCAGGACCTATATAAAGATCTTTGGCATATAATCGTGGTCATTGTTTTCTGCGGTCTCATTCTAATGTTTACCCCAGCACCTGCATATATCGTCTTCATCGGTGGAATTATCATGATCTCAATATTTATACTGCCGAAGATCAAGCGAATAACAAGTTACATTTATTCACTCCTATCATGGATATTTGGAATAACAGCTGTCTCTGTACTCGTTGTTTACACGGTCAAGGCGACCCCTCCTTACATCGTTGGAGATAACTTGGTTCTGATACAGGTTGAGGTGTTGCCTGGGTTATATATGAAGCCGATAACTATATTCATGTTTTCATTCTTTCTATGGTTCGTCTTCGGCCTTTACACACCATCGTCTATAAGACGGTTTGAGCAGATGCTCCCTGATATAAGAAGAATATTATATGGAATAGCTTGGCTGAGTGCCCTAGCAAGTGGTTTCGAGATAGTTTATCATGCTGTGGTCTGGTCAGCCGCGCTATCTGTCCAAGGTTTACAGAATCCTGATATAATAGTTAATCCTTGGCCAACCCGTAACATGATTCCTATCAACATAGTATTCGCAACGAAGATAGTCGTCCTTGTATTCGCATTATCCTGTTTTGTCATCGACTATATTAAGATGATAGAGTCCAGAAGATAGCTGTAAAAGGGTATGATATGAACGTTAGGGATGGGCAATGACCAAGTTCGTCACATCAGCCCTAATGCTCATGTTAATGATTTCGAGTATGCCGCATAATACACCAGTTATGGGTCAGAGAATCGATCTACAGGAACGGGTTATTCTATATGCTCACACAGATCCGGCGGTTGGAACTCGTGGAGGAAATATATTGAGTACAGCTCCTCCATACGGACAGCAACGTTTTGCAACATTAGATAAACAGGTGACCTTTACATTACATCCTCACTTGGCTTCAAACCTTATTGTCGATGGCTCGGTGAATTATAGGTTATACTTACGATCACAAGATAAGATGACAGCTCACCTCAATATCTCACTCTTCGAAGTGAAGGCTTCTGGAGATCTCTTGCGAGTATCTAGCGCGATAATATCGTTGCCAGTAGAGGAGCAGATCGGCCAGTATGTAATCGGTATACCGATACGACACTCCTTCAGTCACGGCTCAACTATAATTTTCTCTATTGCTTCACAAGAGGATGAGAAACCTATTATTCTCTTTTGGGATGCTGAGAGGACAGATACTTATGTCTCTCTCCCTATAGGTGGCGGATTCATCACCATAACCTTACAGGCTATGGATATGAATGAAGTCCCTGTAAGTGGAGCAGACATCTCCATATTTATCGATAATATTCGTGTATGGGTGGGTAGAACTGGGCGGATGGGTTTCGCTGAGGTTGTTCTGCCCAGATATGCAAGTGGCTCGGCTGAGATAATTCTGTCGTTGAAGGACGTCATAATTAACAGAACAAAGCAATTCAATTTGGAGGATACGAATATTCAGTTGAGATGTAAAGTGTATAGTCTTCAGGTTGAGGTCCTCGACATTCTAGGGAGTCCTGTAGAAGAGGCTAATGTACTCATACTCAGAAACGGCTCCGTCATAGGTAAAGAAAAGACATCTGAGAAGGGAAATGTAAAGTTTCCACAGTTACCAGAATCTGTTTACTCCATTGAAGTCGATTACGAATTGGCAATATTAGCGATTACCGTCCCTTTAGCTGAGAAAACCTTGCATGATTTATCATCAAACGAAAACGTGAAGATCAGGCTACCTCTACTAAGCCCCTGGATCCTAAACTCTGGAATCGTCACGTTTATACTTATAGCTGCGATCTCGACAACAATATCCATAAGGAAGAGGAAGAGAAGAGTAGTTGAGTACGATTTCAGTTACTTCGATGTGATATCTGGTGGAGGGATCTCACCTTCATCTACAGTGATGATCTTAGGTCCACCAGGCTCGGGGAAATCAGTATTGACAAATCACTTCTTGATGAGTAGTCTCAAGAATGGAAATCCCTGCCTCTTCATAACAAATGTTGAGTTTCCATCAAATATCAGAAAGGAGCTGAAAACCTTTGAACCAAGGATAACCGAGTATGAAAAGGCATCTAAACTGATATTCATAGACAGTTACTCAGCCCTAGGAGGGCAAGAGTCCACCGAAGAATACAGTATCTCATCTATTGAGGATTTAACTGGATTAGGTGTGAAAATATCAGCATGTTT is drawn from Candidatus Bathyarchaeota archaeon and contains these coding sequences:
- a CDS encoding HAD-IB family phosphatase, whose translation is MVVRLTIFDLDGTLTKCPNIWKYLHTELGTWSQGKLNAKRYLNGEIDYREWAELDCALWRGIELNKILDIIDRVEFVDGALETVARLKKEGIKVGVVSAGISLMTDRAARKLNLDLALSNEILVEDGVLTGRIITKVSLDEKPDIIKDIAYSIGIPMSEVATVGDNVFDMPMESGLKIAFNPKSRGAIEVADFIVGGSDLREILKIILS